One region of Ornithorhynchus anatinus isolate Pmale09 chromosome X5, mOrnAna1.pri.v4, whole genome shotgun sequence genomic DNA includes:
- the RRNAD1 gene encoding protein RRNAD1 → MAGQPASGARDLAVALTRVLGLHGSLLDSSIVEFFTDDLWSKLPFAWQEALDGLSGPELDAALLRPPAANAGNTFRAVWPLTLLALRVTAHSLCFSRVPANPSSEFEGNPAQSPLLPAPFRRHVRPKKQHEIHRLGQVVRRLSELTGCDQVVDVGSGQGHLSRYLACGLGLRVVAVEAEPRLVDTAQRFDRELLDTLEKEERRRSGAPKDSRPQAPRHVVGRVDPVAPWQDFPVALAGPERRVLLAGLHACGDLSPSLLRLFAGSPGAAALVSVGCCYMRLSTETRSAPDAPSAPGYPLSTWVRGLPGHELPYRSREAACHAQEGHGRRLRRASPGLRVHCYRAALEPEIRRARPGLLRPGLQGIPRAHRLPFEEYASRGLQQVGLDPTTPLDKAAVGARLAQEPRVTAFVSLLQLLAPLAETLVLLDRVLFLQEQGCQAEVLPLFCPELSPRNLVLVATKWPVVPGSLRSLVTQS, encoded by the exons ATGGCCGGACAGCCCGCCTCCGGGGCCCGCGACCTGGCGGTGGCCCTCACGCGCGTCCTGGGCCTCCACGGCTCCCTGCTCGACTCCTCCATCGTT GAGTTCTTCACCGACGACCTGTGGTCGAAGCTCCCGTTCGCCTGGCAGGAGGCGCTGGACGGGCTGAGCGGTCCGGAGCTGGACGCCGCCCTGCTGCGGCCCCCGGCCGCCAACGCCGGGAACAC GTTCCGGGCCGTGTGGCCGCTGACCCTGCTGGCCCTGAGGGTGACCGCCCACAGTCTGTGCTTCTCCCGGGTGCCGGCGAACCCCAGCTCCGAGTTCGAGGGCAACCCGGCCCAGAGccccctgctccccgcccccttccgccGACACGTCCGACCCAAGAAGCAGCACGAGATCCACCGGCTGGGACAG GTGGTGCGGCGGCTGAGCGAGCTGACCGGCTGTGACCAAGTGGTGGACGTGGGGTCCGGCCAG gGCCACCTGAGCCGCTACCTGGCCTGCGGCCTGGGTCTGCGCGTGGTGGCCGTGGAGGCGGAGCCGAGGCTGGTGGACACGGCTCAGCGCTTCGATCGGGAGCTGCTGGACAcgctggagaaggaggagcggaggagaagcggg GCCCCGAAGGACAGCCGGCCCCAGGCGCCCCGGCACGTGGTGGGGCGGGTGGACCCCGTGGCCCCGTGGCAGGACTTTCCGGTGGCCCTGGCGGGGCCGGAGCGTCGCGTGCTGCTGGCCGGGCTGCACGCCTGCGGCGACCTGAGCCCCTCCCTGCTGCGCCTGTTCGCCGGGAGCCCCGGCGCGGCCGCGCTGGTCTCCGTGGGCTGCTGCTACATGCGCCTGAGCACGGAGACCCGGTCGGCCCCGGACGCCCCGTCCGCCCCGGGCTACCCGCTCAGCACCTGGGTCCGGGGCCTCCCGGGCCACGAGCTGCCCTACCGCAGCCGCGAAGCCGCCTGCCACGCACAGGAGGGCCACGGCCGCCGCCTGCGGAGGGCCAGTCCCGGCCTGCGCGTCCACTGCTACCGGGCGGCGCTGGAGCCTGAGATCCGCCGCGCCCGCCCCGGCCTGCTGCGCCCCGGCCTGCAGGGAATCCCCCGCGCTCACCGGCTGCCGTTCGAGGa GTATGCCAGCAGGGGCCTGCAGCAAGTGGGCCTGGATCCGACCACGCCGCTGGACAAGGCAGCCGTCGGGGCCCGCCTGGCCCAGGAGCCCCGCGTCACGGCGTTCGTCtccctgctgcagctgctggccCCGCTGGCCGAGACCCTCGTGCTGCTGGACCGGGTGCTCTTCTTGCAGGAGCAAG gctgcCAGGCGGAGGTGCTACCCCTGTTTTGCCCGGAGCTCTCCCCCCGAAACCTGGTGCTGGTGGCCACCAAATGGCCCGTGGTCCCCGGAAGCCTGCGCAGCCTGGTGACCCAATCCTGA